From one Bacteroides fragilis NCTC 9343 genomic stretch:
- the fucI gene encoding L-fucose isomerase, translating to MKKYPKIGIRPTIDGRQGGVRESLEEKTMNLAKAVAELITSNLKNGDGTPVECVIADGTIGRVAESAACAEKFEREGVGATITVTSCWCYGAETMDMNPYYPKAVWGFNGTERPGAVYLAAVLAGHAQKGLPAFGIYGRDVQDLNDNSIPADVAEKILRFARAAQAVATMRGKSYLSMGSVSMGIAGSIVNPDFFQEYLGMRNESIDLTEIIRRMAEGIYDKEEYAKAMAWTEKYCKKNEGNDFNIPEKTKTRAQKDEDWEFIVKMTIIMRDLMQGNPKLKELGFKEEALGHNAIAAGFQGQRQWTDFYPNGDFSEALLNTSFDWNGIREAFVVTTENDACNGVAMLFGHLLTNRAQIFSDVRTYWSPEAVKRVTGKELTGMAANGIIHLINSGATTLDGTGQQTNANGEPAMKPCWEITEGEVEKCLEATTWYPANRDYFRGGGFSSNFLSKGGMPVTMMRLNLIKGLGPVLQIAEGWTVEIDPEIHKLLDERTDRTWPTTWFVPRLCDKPAFKDVYSVMNNWGANHGAISYGHIGQDVITLASMLRIPVCMHNVEEDQIFRPAAWNAFGMDKEGADYRACTTYGPIYK from the coding sequence ATGAAAAAGTATCCAAAAATCGGGATTCGTCCCACCATCGATGGACGTCAGGGCGGCGTTCGCGAAAGCCTTGAAGAAAAAACAATGAATCTGGCAAAAGCTGTTGCCGAGTTGATCACTTCTAATTTGAAGAATGGAGACGGAACCCCTGTGGAGTGTGTGATTGCAGATGGAACCATCGGACGTGTGGCTGAAAGTGCTGCTTGTGCGGAGAAGTTTGAACGTGAGGGGGTAGGAGCCACTATCACTGTCACTTCATGCTGGTGTTACGGTGCCGAAACAATGGATATGAATCCGTATTATCCGAAAGCTGTTTGGGGATTTAATGGAACAGAGCGTCCGGGAGCTGTATATCTGGCTGCTGTGCTGGCAGGACATGCACAGAAAGGACTTCCGGCATTTGGCATTTATGGTCGCGATGTACAAGACTTGAATGACAATTCTATTCCGGCAGATGTAGCTGAAAAAATTCTGCGTTTTGCACGTGCGGCTCAGGCTGTAGCCACAATGCGTGGCAAATCTTATCTGTCTATGGGCAGTGTTTCTATGGGTATTGCCGGTTCGATTGTAAACCCGGACTTTTTCCAGGAATATCTGGGCATGCGTAATGAATCGATTGATTTGACAGAGATTATTCGTCGTATGGCCGAAGGAATCTATGATAAGGAAGAGTATGCCAAGGCAATGGCTTGGACTGAAAAATATTGCAAAAAGAATGAGGGCAATGACTTTAATATACCTGAAAAAACGAAGACCCGTGCACAAAAAGATGAGGACTGGGAGTTCATTGTGAAAATGACAATCATCATGCGCGATCTGATGCAGGGAAACCCTAAATTGAAAGAACTCGGATTTAAGGAAGAGGCTTTGGGGCATAATGCTATTGCGGCAGGTTTCCAAGGGCAGCGTCAGTGGACCGATTTCTATCCGAATGGCGACTTCTCTGAAGCATTACTCAATACTTCGTTCGATTGGAATGGTATTCGTGAGGCTTTTGTCGTTACAACAGAAAACGATGCTTGTAACGGTGTGGCTATGCTGTTTGGTCATCTGCTGACGAATCGTGCACAGATTTTTTCAGATGTACGCACATATTGGAGTCCGGAAGCAGTGAAACGTGTGACCGGTAAAGAGTTGACAGGAATGGCTGCTAACGGTATTATTCACTTGATTAATTCGGGGGCAACTACTCTTGACGGAACCGGACAGCAGACGAATGCTAACGGAGAACCTGCGATGAAACCTTGCTGGGAAATTACAGAAGGAGAAGTTGAGAAGTGTCTGGAGGCTACTACCTGGTATCCGGCTAATCGCGATTATTTCCGTGGAGGTGGTTTCTCTTCCAATTTCTTATCAAAAGGAGGTATGCCTGTAACTATGATGCGGTTGAACCTGATAAAAGGTCTTGGTCCAGTGCTGCAGATAGCCGAAGGCTGGACAGTAGAGATTGATCCGGAGATTCATAAATTACTTGACGAACGTACGGATCGTACATGGCCTACTACCTGGTTTGTTCCTCGTTTGTGTGATAAACCGGCCTTTAAAGATGTATATTCTGTGATGAATAACTGGGGGGCCAATCATGGGGCGATCAGTTATGGACATATTGGGCAGGATGTGATTACATTGGCTTCCATGCTTCGTATTCCGGTTTGCATGCATAATGTAGAAGAAGACCAGATTTTCCGTCCGGCAGCTTGGAATGCTTTTGGTATGGATAAAGAAGGAGCAGATTATAGAGCTTGTACTACTTATGGGCCTATTTATAAATAA
- the fucO gene encoding lactaldehyde reductase — translation MINRFILNEVSYFGPGAREVLPKEISRLGLHKAFVATDKDLIKFGVADKVLKVLEAAKIPYEIFSEIKPNPTVSNVKAGVEAFASSGADFILAIGGGSSMDTAKAIGIITNNPEFSDVVSLEGVADTKKKSVPIIALPTTAGTAAEVTINYVITDEKNQKKMVCVDPNDIPSIAIVDAELMYTLPKSLTAATGLDALTHAIEGLITKGAWEMSDMFEIKAIEMINRYLVTAVEEPSNAEARNGMAVAQYIAGMAFSNVGLGVVHGMAHPLGAIFDIPHGVANALLLPIIMEFNAPAALDKYVEIAKAMNVYSTDMTKEKAAEAAVEAVKTLSLRVNIPQHLSDLGIQESDLDRLATAAFADVCTPGNPREVTKEIILDLYKKAL, via the coding sequence ATGATTAATCGATTTATATTAAACGAAGTTTCTTACTTCGGTCCGGGAGCACGTGAAGTGCTCCCCAAAGAGATTTCACGTTTGGGGCTGCACAAAGCATTTGTCGCAACAGACAAAGATTTGATAAAGTTTGGAGTAGCTGACAAAGTACTTAAGGTGCTGGAAGCTGCCAAGATTCCTTATGAAATATTCAGTGAGATTAAGCCCAATCCTACAGTGTCGAATGTGAAAGCCGGTGTCGAGGCATTTGCATCTTCCGGTGCAGACTTTATTTTGGCTATAGGTGGCGGATCTTCTATGGATACGGCAAAGGCGATTGGTATTATTACCAATAACCCGGAATTCAGTGATGTCGTTTCATTGGAGGGAGTGGCAGATACCAAGAAGAAATCTGTTCCCATCATCGCGTTGCCTACTACTGCAGGAACTGCGGCAGAGGTGACTATCAACTATGTGATAACGGATGAAAAGAACCAGAAGAAGATGGTTTGTGTAGATCCTAATGATATTCCGTCTATTGCGATAGTGGATGCTGAGTTGATGTACACACTTCCTAAAAGTCTGACTGCAGCTACGGGACTCGACGCACTGACTCATGCTATTGAAGGTTTAATAACCAAAGGGGCATGGGAGATGAGTGATATGTTCGAAATTAAAGCTATTGAAATGATCAATCGTTATCTTGTGACTGCCGTTGAAGAACCATCGAATGCAGAGGCACGTAACGGTATGGCAGTGGCTCAATATATTGCAGGTATGGCTTTTTCGAATGTAGGTTTGGGAGTTGTGCATGGTATGGCACATCCGTTGGGAGCTATTTTCGATATTCCTCATGGTGTGGCCAATGCTCTATTATTGCCCATTATTATGGAGTTCAATGCTCCTGCAGCTCTTGACAAATATGTTGAGATAGCTAAAGCGATGAATGTGTATTCTACTGACATGACTAAAGAAAAGGCGGCAGAAGCAGCAGTCGAAGCTGTAAAAACATTATCTTTGAGGGTCAATATTCCGCAACACTTGTCGGACTTGGGTATTCAGGAAAGTGATCTTGACCGTCTGGCCACAGCAGCGTTTGCTGATGTATGTACGCCGGGCAATCCACGGGAAGTAACAAAAGAAATTATTCTTGATTTATATAAGAAAGCATTATGA
- a CDS encoding class II aldolase/adducin family protein — protein sequence MITNEHIEQYLAQAHRYGDAKLMLCSSGNLSWRIGEEALVSGTGSWVPNLQKEKVSICNIATGTPQNGVKPSMESTFHLGILRERPDVNVVLHFQSEYATAVSCMKNKPSNFNVTAEIPCHVGKEIPIIPYYRPGSPALAKAVVEAMKEHNSVLLTNHGQVVCGKDFDQVYERATFFEMACRIIVQSGGDYSVLTPEEIDDLEVYVLGKKTK from the coding sequence ATGATAACCAATGAACATATCGAGCAATACCTTGCTCAGGCACATCGCTATGGCGATGCCAAATTGATGTTGTGCAGTAGCGGTAACCTTTCATGGAGAATCGGTGAAGAAGCGCTTGTTTCCGGAACAGGTTCTTGGGTGCCGAATTTGCAGAAAGAGAAAGTATCCATTTGTAATATTGCTACGGGTACGCCTCAAAACGGTGTGAAACCTTCCATGGAAAGTACCTTTCATCTGGGGATTCTTCGTGAGCGTCCGGATGTAAATGTCGTTTTGCATTTTCAGTCGGAATATGCTACGGCTGTTTCTTGTATGAAAAATAAACCATCTAACTTCAATGTAACTGCGGAGATCCCTTGTCATGTAGGTAAAGAGATTCCTATTATTCCTTACTACCGTCCCGGTTCTCCGGCGCTTGCCAAGGCTGTTGTGGAAGCGATGAAAGAACATAATTCTGTATTGCTGACTAATCATGGGCAGGTGGTATGTGGCAAGGACTTTGATCAGGTATACGAACGTGCTACTTTCTTTGAGATGGCTTGCCGTATCATAGTTCAATCCGGAGGGGACTATTCGGTCTTGACGCCGGAAGAGATTGATGACTTGGAGGTATATGTATTGGGAAAGAAAACAAAATAG
- a CDS encoding rhamnulokinase produces the protein MSTYLAADFGGGSGRIMAGTLTEGKLKLEEVYRFANRQIKLGNCVYWDFLSLFEEMKNGLRVAARKGYEVKSMAIDTWGVDFGLIDKDGKLLGNPVCYRDSRTDGIPERVFKQIDQTVHYAETGIQVMPINTLFQLYSMKQNDDVQLRVADKLLFMPDLFSYFLTGVANNEYCIASTSELLDARQRNWSDNLISELGLPRQLFGEIVFPGTVRGKLKQEIADETGLGCINVVAVGSHDTASAVFAVPSNEPNRAYLSSGTWSLLGAEVDQPILTEEARVAGFTNEGGIQGKIRFLQNITGLWILQRLMAEWKEQGKEISYDCAIAEATVSDIRSVIDVDDSAFCNPDHMEESIIKYCHKHHLRTPVSQGEFVRCVIESLAYRYKLGVEQMNRCLPAPVKQLHIIGGGCQNRLLNQLTANALGIPVYAGPVEATAIGNILVQAKAQGEVDSWEELKEIIINSVEPQVYYPE, from the coding sequence ATGAGTACTTACTTAGCAGCTGACTTTGGTGGAGGTAGCGGTCGGATTATGGCCGGTACCCTTACCGAAGGTAAGCTAAAACTGGAAGAGGTATATCGTTTTGCCAATCGGCAGATAAAACTTGGAAACTGTGTTTACTGGGATTTTCTTTCTCTTTTTGAAGAAATGAAAAACGGACTTCGTGTCGCTGCCCGGAAAGGCTACGAAGTAAAAAGTATGGCTATTGACACCTGGGGAGTTGATTTTGGGTTAATAGATAAGGATGGTAAGTTGCTGGGCAACCCGGTCTGTTATCGTGATTCCCGTACGGATGGTATACCTGAAAGAGTGTTTAAACAGATTGATCAGACTGTTCATTACGCTGAAACCGGGATTCAGGTGATGCCTATCAATACTCTGTTTCAACTTTATAGTATGAAGCAGAATGATGATGTGCAACTCCGGGTGGCTGATAAGCTATTATTTATGCCTGACCTGTTCAGCTATTTTCTTACCGGAGTAGCGAACAATGAATATTGTATCGCTTCTACTTCAGAGCTACTGGATGCTCGTCAGCGTAATTGGTCGGATAACTTGATCAGTGAGTTGGGATTACCCCGTCAGCTTTTTGGTGAAATCGTTTTTCCCGGAACTGTCCGTGGCAAATTGAAGCAGGAAATAGCAGATGAAACCGGTTTGGGATGTATCAATGTCGTTGCTGTTGGTTCGCATGACACAGCCAGTGCCGTATTTGCCGTTCCCTCCAATGAACCCAATCGGGCTTATCTCAGTTCGGGAACCTGGTCTTTACTCGGGGCAGAGGTAGATCAACCGATTCTGACAGAAGAAGCACGTGTGGCCGGATTTACGAATGAAGGCGGAATACAAGGTAAGATACGTTTTCTACAAAACATAACTGGGCTTTGGATTTTACAACGTTTGATGGCTGAATGGAAAGAACAGGGAAAGGAAATCAGTTATGATTGTGCAATAGCTGAAGCTACAGTGTCGGATATCCGTTCGGTGATTGATGTGGATGATTCTGCTTTTTGCAATCCCGACCATATGGAAGAGTCGATCATTAAGTATTGTCATAAGCACCATTTACGGACACCAGTCTCTCAAGGAGAATTTGTTCGTTGCGTTATCGAGTCATTGGCATATCGTTATAAATTGGGAGTAGAGCAGATGAATCGATGTCTGCCGGCACCGGTCAAACAGCTTCATATTATTGGAGGAGGCTGCCAGAACCGTCTGCTAAATCAGCTTACTGCCAATGCTTTAGGTATTCCTGTGTATGCCGGTCCGGTAGAAGCCACTGCTATCGGCAATATTTTAGTGCAGGCAAAAGCCCAAGGCGAAGTCGATTCTTGGGAAGAATTAAAAGAAATTATCATAAACAGTGTAGAACCTCAGGTATATTATCCTGAATAA
- the fucP gene encoding L-fucose:H+ symporter permease — MKNTNRSILHKDGVSYILPFILVTSCFALWGFANDITNPMVKAFSKIFRMSVTDGALVQVAFYGGYFAMAFPAAMFIRKYSYKAGILLGLGLYALGALLFFPAKMTGDYYPFLLAYFILTCGLSFLETSANPYILSMGTEETATRRLNLAQSFNPMGSLLGMYVAMNFIQARLNPMDTVERSQLSPAEFEVLKESDLSVLIAPYLIIGLVILAMLFVIRAVKMPKNGDKNHNIDFIPTLKRIFKIPHYREGVIAQFFYVGAQIMCWTFVIQYGTRLFMSQGMEEKAAEVLSQEYNIIAMIIFCISRFVCTFILRYLNPGMLLKILAIAGGAFTLGVIFLQDIWGLYCLVAVSACMSLMFPTIYGIALRGLGDDAKFGAAGLIMAILGGSVLPPLQACIIDQHTLLGMPAVNLSFILPFICFVVIIIYGHRTCARVKKIKAERG; from the coding sequence ATGAAAAACACCAACCGTTCCATTCTCCATAAAGATGGAGTAAGTTATATCCTACCATTTATCTTAGTGACCTCTTGTTTCGCTCTATGGGGGTTTGCTAACGATATTACCAATCCAATGGTGAAGGCTTTCTCGAAAATATTCCGTATGAGCGTCACTGATGGAGCACTAGTACAAGTCGCTTTTTACGGGGGATACTTTGCAATGGCCTTTCCTGCTGCAATGTTTATTCGCAAATACTCTTATAAAGCCGGTATCCTGTTGGGACTGGGGCTATATGCTTTGGGTGCCTTGCTGTTTTTCCCAGCAAAGATGACAGGCGATTATTACCCTTTTCTGCTCGCTTATTTTATTTTGACATGTGGACTCTCGTTTCTGGAAACAAGTGCTAATCCTTATATATTATCGATGGGTACAGAAGAGACGGCGACCCGACGATTGAATCTGGCGCAGTCGTTTAATCCGATGGGATCATTGCTCGGCATGTATGTTGCCATGAATTTCATTCAGGCGCGTCTGAATCCTATGGATACGGTAGAACGCAGCCAATTGTCTCCGGCAGAGTTTGAAGTATTGAAAGAGTCGGATCTCTCTGTGTTGATTGCTCCTTATCTGATTATAGGATTAGTAATTCTAGCGATGCTTTTTGTGATACGTGCCGTTAAAATGCCTAAGAATGGCGATAAGAACCATAATATTGATTTTATACCCACATTGAAGCGTATCTTTAAAATTCCCCATTATAGAGAAGGAGTCATAGCACAATTTTTTTATGTAGGTGCACAGATTATGTGTTGGACTTTTGTTATCCAATATGGAACGCGCTTGTTTATGTCGCAGGGAATGGAGGAGAAGGCTGCTGAAGTGCTTTCCCAGGAATATAATATAATTGCTATGATTATTTTTTGCATAAGCCGTTTCGTGTGTACATTTATTCTTCGCTACCTGAATCCGGGGATGCTTCTCAAGATTCTTGCGATTGCGGGTGGTGCTTTTACGTTAGGTGTGATTTTTTTGCAAGACATATGGGGATTGTATTGTTTAGTAGCTGTTTCGGCTTGTATGTCACTAATGTTTCCCACGATTTATGGCATTGCTCTTCGTGGTTTGGGTGATGATGCCAAATTTGGGGCTGCCGGTTTGATTATGGCAATTCTGGGAGGCTCTGTGTTGCCACCATTACAGGCTTGTATTATTGACCAACATACATTGTTGGGTATGCCTGCTGTAAACTTGTCTTTCATACTTCCTTTTATCTGTTTCGTAGTGATTATCATTTATGGACATCGTACGTGTGCACGTGTGAAGAAGATAAAAGCTGAACGAGGCTAA
- the rimP gene encoding ribosome assembly cofactor RimP — translation MIEKRTVCQIVEEWLEDKDYFLVEVTVSPDDKIVVEIDHAEGVWIEDCVELSRFIESKLNREEEDYELEVGSAGIGQPFKVLQQYYNHIGLEVEVLTKGGRKLSGVLKDADEEKFVVTVQKKVKPEGAKRPQLVEEDETFTYDDIKYTKYLISFK, via the coding sequence ATGATAGAAAAAAGAACTGTTTGTCAGATTGTTGAAGAATGGCTGGAGGATAAAGACTATTTTCTGGTAGAAGTGACCGTCAGCCCTGATGACAAGATTGTGGTCGAAATTGACCATGCAGAAGGTGTTTGGATTGAAGACTGTGTGGAGTTGAGTCGCTTCATTGAGTCGAAACTGAACCGTGAAGAGGAAGATTATGAGCTGGAAGTAGGTTCTGCCGGAATCGGACAGCCATTTAAAGTATTGCAACAGTACTATAACCACATCGGCCTGGAGGTGGAAGTGCTGACTAAAGGCGGACGCAAACTGAGCGGGGTCTTGAAAGATGCTGATGAAGAAAAGTTTGTTGTGACCGTACAAAAGAAAGTAAAACCCGAAGGAGCCAAACGTCCTCAATTGGTAGAAGAGGATGAAACCTTCACCTATGATGATATAAAATATACTAAATACTTAATTAGTTTTAAATAA
- the nusA gene encoding transcription termination factor NusA, translated as MAKKEETISLIDTFSEFKELKNIDRTTMVSVLEESFRSVIAKMFGTDENYDVIVNPDKGDFEIWRNREVVADEDLTNPNMQISLTEAQKIDASYEVGEEVTDEVIFAKFGRRAILNLRQTLASKILELEKDSIYNKYIDKVGTIINAEVYQIWKKEMLLLDDEGNELLLPKTEQIPSDFYRKGETARAVVARVDNKNNNPKIILSRTSPVFLQRLFEMEVPEINDGLITIKKIARIPGERAKIAVESYDDRIDPVGACVGVKGSRIHGIVRELRNENIDVINYTSNISLFIQRALSPAKISSIRLNEEERKAEVFLKPEEVSLAIGKGGLNIKLASMLTEYTIDVFRELDENAQDEDIYLDEFRDEIDGWVIDAIKAIGIDTAKSVLNAPREMLIEKTDLEEETVDEVLRILKSEFEDNE; from the coding sequence ATGGCCAAGAAAGAAGAAACAATCAGCTTGATTGATACATTTTCGGAATTTAAGGAACTGAAGAATATCGATAGAACCACGATGGTAAGCGTGCTCGAAGAGTCGTTCCGCAGTGTGATCGCGAAAATGTTTGGCACTGATGAAAATTACGACGTAATTGTGAATCCGGATAAGGGTGACTTTGAAATATGGCGTAACCGTGAGGTAGTGGCAGACGAGGATTTGACTAACCCGAATATGCAAATTTCGTTGACTGAAGCACAAAAAATCGATGCTTCTTACGAAGTGGGTGAAGAAGTAACCGATGAAGTGATTTTCGCTAAGTTCGGTCGCCGTGCTATTTTGAATCTTCGTCAGACACTGGCTTCTAAAATTCTTGAGCTTGAAAAGGACAGTATTTATAATAAATACATTGATAAAGTAGGTACTATCATCAACGCAGAAGTATACCAGATCTGGAAAAAAGAGATGTTGTTGCTTGACGATGAAGGAAACGAGTTATTGTTGCCGAAAACAGAGCAGATACCAAGCGATTTTTATCGTAAAGGAGAAACTGCCCGTGCAGTGGTGGCACGCGTGGACAACAAAAACAACAATCCGAAAATTATCCTCTCGCGTACTTCTCCGGTTTTCCTGCAGCGCTTGTTCGAGATGGAAGTGCCTGAAATAAACGATGGCCTGATTACCATCAAAAAGATTGCCCGTATTCCCGGTGAACGTGCCAAGATTGCGGTAGAATCTTATGATGACAGAATTGACCCTGTAGGAGCCTGCGTAGGTGTAAAGGGAAGTCGTATTCATGGCATCGTACGTGAACTTCGCAATGAAAACATTGATGTGATTAATTATACATCTAATATTTCATTGTTTATCCAGCGTGCTTTAAGCCCGGCTAAGATTTCTTCTATTCGTCTGAATGAAGAAGAACGTAAAGCAGAAGTATTCTTGAAACCGGAAGAAGTATCGTTGGCTATTGGTAAAGGCGGTTTGAATATTAAACTGGCCAGTATGTTGACTGAGTACACCATTGATGTGTTCCGTGAGTTGGATGAAAACGCGCAGGATGAAGATATTTATTTGGACGAGTTCAGAGATGAAATCGACGGATGGGTGATCGATGCTATCAAGGCTATTGGCATTGATACGGCTAAGTCTGTATTGAATGCACCTCGCGAAATGCTGATTGAAAAAACGGATCTTGAAGAAGAAACGGTGGACGAGGTATTACGCATTTTGAAATCGGAGTTTGAAGATAATGAATAA